The Candidatus Dormiibacterota bacterium region CCATTACCCACGGCCGCTGCCCCGGCGTCGGCGTTGCGGGTTTCGTACTCGGCGGCGGGATCGGCTTCAACATGCGCGCCCACGGGCTTGGCTGCGATCAACTCGTTGCAACCGAGATCGTCACCGCCGACGGGATGATTCGCAGGCTTCAAGGCGACGACGATCTATTCTGGGCCTGCCGCGGGGCGGGCGGCGGAAACTTTGGAATCAATACGTCGTTTGCGTTTCAGACGTTCGAAGTGGGGCCGATGACGGTTTTCGATCTAACCTGGGACCGGCAACCGGAGCGTGTTTTCGCCAATCTCGTAAGCACGTTCGAGCGCGCACCCGCAACCCTTGGTTCGAAAGTGACGGCAAACGCGCCGACCATTTCGTCGGAGATGACCATTCACGCCCTTGGGCAATTCGCGGGTACCCCGAGCGAACTGAGCGAGATGCTCGCCGAGGCGTATGCCATCGCGACGCCCACCGGCACCGTCGGTAGAGAGCCCTATTGGAAGGCGCAGCAGGCGCTATCGGAACCGGGGCACCCCGCCTACTATCAAGAACGCTCCCGCTTCTTCGATGAGGCGATCGATCATCGCGCCGTCGCAGCAGTTTTTGACGGCTTACGGAGATACCCGAAAAGCGCGAAGTCGGCCGCATTCAAACTTTTTCAAACGGGCGCCCACGTTAATGATAGAGCGCCGCACGAAACGGCTTTCGTGCATCGGCATAGCGAATGGCTGAGCTCGGTCGAGCTCTATTGGGAAAAGGAGACGCCGGATCGCACGCTTCGCGACAACCTGGAATGGCTAAACGCATTCTACGAGACCATCGTCCCCATCGCCAAAGGCGGCGCTTATCAAAATTTCATCGACCCGTCCCTGAC contains the following coding sequences:
- a CDS encoding BBE domain-containing protein, which produces ITHGRCPGVGVAGFVLGGGIGFNMRAHGLGCDQLVATEIVTADGMIRRLQGDDDLFWACRGAGGGNFGINTSFAFQTFEVGPMTVFDLTWDRQPERVFANLVSTFERAPATLGSKVTANAPTISSEMTIHALGQFAGTPSELSEMLAEAYAIATPTGTVGREPYWKAQQALSEPGHPAYYQERSRFFDEAIDHRAVAAVFDGLRRYPKSAKSAAFKLFQTGAHVNDRAPHETAFVHRHSEWLSSVELYWEKETPDRTLRDNLEWLNAFYETIVPIAKGGAYQNFIDPSLTDWKTAYHGANLARLEAIKRHVDPANVFTFPEAVPPTARS